Proteins encoded together in one Catellatospora citrea window:
- a CDS encoding EXPERA domain-containing protein, whose amino-acid sequence MSANLPLRERRIDIFFAVVFSVFTITSLIADLMPTLGFDFSRPSDNFILNSNYWYAHDTDPLFMDPPVWMRIVTGLSALVYMPFYLVLVYALVRGRNWIQLPAVIYATMISTITGIIVFGVEFFGEPQWQTPNPVKFLSFNLPYVLLPLLLLVRMRKPEPFTRRF is encoded by the coding sequence ATGAGCGCCAACCTGCCCCTGCGCGAACGCCGCATCGACATCTTCTTCGCCGTCGTATTCAGCGTCTTCACGATCACGTCGCTGATCGCCGACCTGATGCCGACGCTGGGCTTCGACTTCAGCCGGCCGTCGGACAACTTCATCCTCAACTCCAATTACTGGTATGCCCACGACACCGACCCGCTGTTCATGGACCCGCCGGTGTGGATGCGCATCGTCACTGGCCTGTCCGCCCTGGTCTACATGCCTTTTTACCTGGTACTGGTGTACGCCCTGGTCCGCGGCCGCAACTGGATCCAGCTCCCGGCGGTCATCTACGCCACGATGATCTCCACGATCACCGGGATCATCGTCTTCGGGGTGGAGTTCTTCGGCGAGCCGCAGTGGCAGACCCCCAACCCGGTCAAGTTCCTGTCGTTCAACCTTCCGTATGTCCTGTTGCCACTGCTCCTGCTGGTGCGCATGCGCAAACCGGAGCCGTTCACCCGGCGGTTCTAA
- the nhaA gene encoding Na+/H+ antiporter NhaA, whose protein sequence is MSGASTALPPRPGPRPRVSIPVPHVSYPLQRFLATEAGGGLLLLIATVLALIWANLPGGGYEQFWHTQASVRVGDAGIDLDLRHWVNDLAMALFFLTVGLEISRELTVGELRRPRAVLAPVLGALGGVIVPALIYVAFNPSPPALHGWGIPISTDTAFVVGVLALFGPRCPDQLRLFLLTLAIADDIAAIGVMAIFYTGGVSAPALVAVLVLTLVLVGLRWARVWQLQAYVVVGMLLWVAVFASGLHPTLAGVIVGLLVPATPVEPEQADRLRFYGRAVLEQADAVRARLAAAAARATVPPNDRLQDALHPVSAFLVIPVFGLANAGVRLDAETLRRAVTSPVTIGIVVALVAGKTIGISLGAALALRTGWGELPGRVRYGHLIGGAVLAGIGFTISLFIADLAFKDPLLQAEAKIGVLTGSLLAAVLGSVALRCLGERLPLCTVDSDEEMPELPTGPWRDPSLGER, encoded by the coding sequence GTGAGCGGGGCGAGCACGGCGCTGCCGCCGCGGCCCGGTCCCCGCCCGCGGGTGTCCATCCCGGTGCCGCACGTGTCGTACCCGCTGCAGCGCTTCCTGGCCACCGAGGCGGGCGGCGGCCTGCTGCTGCTCATCGCGACGGTGCTGGCGCTGATCTGGGCGAACCTGCCCGGCGGCGGCTACGAGCAGTTCTGGCACACCCAGGCGTCGGTCCGGGTCGGCGACGCGGGGATCGACCTGGATCTGCGGCACTGGGTCAACGACCTGGCGATGGCGCTGTTCTTCCTCACCGTCGGCCTGGAGATCAGCCGCGAGCTGACCGTGGGAGAGCTGCGCCGCCCGCGGGCGGTGCTGGCACCGGTGCTGGGCGCGCTCGGCGGCGTGATCGTGCCCGCGCTGATCTACGTGGCGTTCAACCCGTCGCCGCCGGCGCTGCACGGCTGGGGCATTCCCATCTCGACCGACACCGCGTTCGTGGTGGGCGTCCTCGCCCTGTTCGGGCCGCGCTGCCCGGACCAGCTGCGCCTGTTCCTGCTGACCCTGGCCATCGCCGACGACATCGCCGCGATCGGGGTGATGGCGATCTTCTACACCGGTGGGGTCTCCGCGCCGGCGCTGGTGGCGGTGCTGGTCTTGACCCTGGTGCTGGTGGGCCTGCGCTGGGCCCGGGTCTGGCAGCTGCAGGCGTACGTCGTCGTCGGCATGCTGCTGTGGGTGGCCGTGTTCGCGTCCGGCCTGCACCCGACGCTCGCCGGGGTGATCGTGGGACTGCTGGTGCCGGCCACGCCGGTGGAGCCGGAGCAGGCAGACCGGCTGCGTTTCTACGGCCGGGCGGTGCTGGAGCAGGCCGACGCCGTGCGGGCCCGGCTGGCGGCGGCCGCGGCGCGGGCGACGGTGCCGCCCAACGACCGGTTGCAGGACGCCCTGCACCCGGTCAGCGCGTTCCTGGTGATCCCGGTGTTCGGCCTGGCCAACGCGGGGGTGCGGCTGGACGCCGAGACGCTGCGGCGGGCGGTGACCTCGCCGGTCACCATCGGCATCGTGGTGGCGCTGGTGGCGGGCAAGACCATCGGCATCAGCCTCGGCGCGGCGCTGGCACTGCGTACCGGGTGGGGCGAGCTGCCCGGCCGGGTGCGTTACGGGCATCTGATCGGCGGCGCGGTGCTGGCGGGCATCGGCTTCACCATCTCGCTGTTCATCGCCGACCTGGCGTTCAAGGACCCGCTGCTGCAGGCCGAGGCCAAGATCGGTGTACTGACCGGTTCGCTGCTGGCGGCGGTGCTCGGCTCGGTCGCGCTGCGCTGTCTCGGCGAGCGGCTCCCCCTGTGCACGGTCGACAGCGACGAGGAGATGCCCGAGCTGCCGACCGGCCCGTGGCGCGACCCGAGCCTCGGCGAGCGCTGA
- a CDS encoding protein-tyrosine phosphatase family protein has translation MVTWQEGEPGVLRLPSGRLVRGRGLRRPLPEGPVPDFALYLLGDPPPETPWLAHWVRWRDFWLPADRASFRETLLEALDRAGAERVEVACGGGIGRTGTALACLAVLDGVPADRAVAHVRAGYHPRAVETPWQRRFAERFGAS, from the coding sequence GTGGTCACGTGGCAGGAGGGCGAACCAGGGGTGCTGCGGCTGCCGTCCGGCCGGCTGGTGCGTGGACGTGGGCTGCGTCGTCCGCTGCCCGAAGGCCCGGTTCCGGACTTCGCGTTGTACCTGCTCGGCGACCCGCCACCCGAGACGCCCTGGCTAGCCCATTGGGTGCGCTGGCGGGACTTCTGGCTGCCCGCGGACCGGGCGTCATTCCGGGAGACGCTGCTCGAGGCGCTGGACCGGGCGGGTGCCGAGCGGGTCGAGGTCGCCTGCGGCGGCGGGATCGGGCGGACCGGCACGGCGCTGGCCTGCCTCGCGGTCCTGGACGGCGTGCCCGCCGACCGGGCCGTCGCCCACGTCCGGGCCGGTTACCATCCGCGTGCCGTGGAGACGCCCTGGCAGCGCCGCTTCGCCGAGCGGTTCGGCGCGAGCTGA
- a CDS encoding GerMN domain-containing protein yields MTRPALPRPRWLRSLLVLPPLVLLLVAGCGVPVEDTPRVIEVGTPSRVATAAPSAAASGPAAESLYLIRDGALVAVQRRLPAEPDPQGLLTDLLRGPTEAEQDRGLGTALGGQGVVASVQLLGDTAHVELPAGIESTGRNDDVLAFGQIVCTLTSRAGITGVVFTQQGARIGVPLPDASLSQVPLRAADYATLIANG; encoded by the coding sequence GTGACCCGGCCCGCCCTGCCCCGCCCACGGTGGCTGCGGTCCCTGCTGGTGCTCCCGCCGCTGGTGCTGCTGCTGGTCGCCGGGTGCGGGGTGCCGGTCGAGGACACGCCCCGCGTGATCGAGGTCGGCACACCGTCGCGGGTGGCCACCGCCGCGCCGTCGGCCGCCGCGTCCGGACCGGCCGCCGAGAGCCTGTACCTGATCCGCGACGGCGCGCTGGTCGCGGTGCAGCGGCGGCTGCCCGCCGAGCCCGACCCGCAGGGTCTGCTCACCGACCTGCTGCGCGGGCCGACCGAGGCGGAGCAGGACCGCGGCCTGGGCACCGCCCTCGGCGGCCAGGGGGTCGTCGCGTCGGTGCAGCTGCTCGGCGACACCGCGCACGTCGAGCTGCCGGCGGGCATCGAGAGCACCGGACGCAACGACGACGTGCTGGCCTTCGGCCAGATCGTGTGCACGCTGACCAGCCGCGCCGGCATCACCGGTGTGGTGTTCACCCAGCAGGGCGCGCGCATCGGCGTGCCGCTGCCGGACGCCTCGCTGAGCCAGGTGCCGCTGCGCGCCGCCGACTACGCCACGCTGATCGCCAACGGCTGA
- the ggt gene encoding gamma-glutamyltransferase has protein sequence MRLRHRRALVLIAVTTLASTAAGPVQASPRPPSPEKVPVATGYGGAVATVDLDATKVGLEVLRKGGNAVDAAIAAAATLGVTEPFSAGIGGGGFLVYYSAKDRRVYTIDGREAAPMSMGETAFVDPATGLPYAFQEARVSGIAAGVPGTLATWDKALRKWGTTDLADALRPAAKVADRGFVVDNTFRTQISDNAAAFGQFSSTSALYLPGGAPPVAGTVFRNPDLADTYRLIARQGTGVFYRGAVARDIVDTVQHPPVADVPIGTWAFPIRPGTMALSDLAAYQVRTPSPTRVSYRGYDVYGMPTPSSGGQAVGEALNILEQTDLSALTRTEALHQYLEASALAFADRNRFVGDDTPRPLLDQLLSDGFAKERACLINPAQALVKPVAPGEPDGAYGGCAAAAPSPAVTEGQSTTNLTVADRWGNVVEYTLTIEQTGGNGMVVPGRGFLLNNEMTDFNFTPTQGSAPDPNLPGPGKRPRSSMAPTIVLADGRPFLAVGTPGGSTIITTVLQILVNRLDLGMTLPEAVAAARATQRNTAAVLGEAEFAPEIPGLTALGHTFAPSPEIGAATGIEFLGHGRLLAAAEPVRRGGGSAGVVWPVAGS, from the coding sequence ATGAGACTGCGCCACCGCCGTGCGCTCGTCCTGATCGCCGTCACGACCCTGGCCTCGACGGCCGCCGGGCCCGTCCAGGCGAGCCCGCGGCCGCCCAGCCCGGAGAAGGTCCCGGTCGCGACCGGATACGGCGGCGCGGTCGCCACCGTGGACCTCGACGCGACCAAGGTCGGCCTGGAGGTGCTGCGCAAGGGCGGCAACGCGGTCGACGCGGCGATCGCGGCGGCGGCGACGCTGGGGGTGACGGAGCCGTTCTCGGCGGGCATCGGCGGCGGCGGCTTCCTGGTCTACTACAGCGCCAAGGACCGGCGGGTGTACACCATCGACGGCCGGGAGGCCGCGCCGATGTCGATGGGGGAGACCGCGTTCGTCGACCCGGCGACCGGGCTGCCGTACGCGTTCCAGGAGGCCCGGGTCAGCGGCATCGCCGCGGGCGTGCCCGGCACCCTCGCCACCTGGGACAAGGCGCTGCGCAAGTGGGGGACGACGGACCTGGCCGACGCGCTGCGGCCGGCGGCGAAGGTGGCCGACCGCGGTTTCGTCGTCGACAACACGTTCCGCACCCAGATCAGCGACAATGCGGCCGCGTTCGGGCAGTTCTCGTCCACGAGCGCGCTGTATCTGCCGGGTGGGGCTCCGCCCGTGGCCGGCACGGTGTTCCGCAACCCTGACCTGGCCGACACGTACCGGCTGATCGCCCGGCAGGGCACGGGTGTGTTCTACCGGGGCGCGGTGGCCCGCGACATCGTCGACACCGTGCAGCACCCGCCGGTGGCCGACGTGCCGATCGGCACCTGGGCGTTCCCGATCCGTCCCGGCACCATGGCGCTGTCCGACCTGGCGGCATACCAGGTGCGCACGCCGTCGCCGACGCGGGTGTCCTACCGCGGCTACGACGTGTACGGCATGCCGACCCCGTCCAGCGGCGGCCAGGCCGTCGGCGAGGCGCTGAACATCCTGGAGCAGACCGACCTGAGCGCGCTCACCCGCACCGAGGCGCTGCATCAATATCTGGAGGCGAGCGCGCTGGCGTTCGCCGACCGCAACCGCTTTGTCGGCGACGACACTCCGCGCCCACTGCTGGACCAGCTGCTGTCGGACGGCTTCGCCAAGGAGCGGGCCTGCCTGATCAACCCGGCGCAGGCGCTGGTCAAGCCGGTCGCCCCGGGTGAGCCGGACGGCGCCTACGGCGGCTGTGCGGCGGCCGCGCCGAGCCCCGCGGTGACCGAGGGCCAGTCGACGACCAACCTGACCGTCGCGGACCGCTGGGGCAACGTGGTCGAGTACACGCTGACCATCGAGCAGACCGGCGGCAACGGCATGGTCGTGCCCGGACGGGGCTTCCTGCTCAACAACGAGATGACCGACTTCAACTTCACCCCGACGCAGGGCAGCGCGCCCGACCCGAACCTGCCCGGTCCGGGCAAGCGGCCGCGCAGCTCGATGGCGCCGACCATCGTGCTGGCCGACGGCAGGCCGTTCCTGGCGGTCGGCACCCCCGGCGGCTCGACGATCATCACGACCGTGCTGCAGATCCTGGTGAACCGTCTCGACCTGGGCATGACCCTGCCGGAGGCGGTCGCCGCCGCCCGCGCGACCCAGCGCAACACGGCCGCGGTGCTGGGTGAGGCCGAGTTCGCCCCGGAGATCCCCGGGCTGACGGCGCTCGGCCACACGTTCGCGCCGAGCCCGGAGATCGGCGCCGCGACCGGCATCGAGTTCCTGGGCCACGGCCGCCTGCTCGCCGCGGCCGAACCCGTCCGCCGCGGCGGCGGCTCCGCCGGCGTGGTCTGGCCCGTCGCGGGTTCGTAG
- a CDS encoding sensor histidine kinase produces MRKPGLRARVTAGFAVGALGVSTVMGALSYQLTERFLLAQREDSAVRAVSLDAAIVASGLDADSPDALTALSTLNTGADRRAFLRREGRWFSAQVDTANTADEIPDGLVRLADQGEPGIQRVRVDGVPAMVIAVPLGDGTSLYEVDFMRELDRSLKVLALVLTLVAVGTAGAGALLGSYAARRVLRPLTSVANAASEIAAGDHSARLDPAAEPELARLTTSFNLMVDQLSRRMERDRRFAADVSHELRSPLQTLSAAASVLARRRAHLDPRTATAAALLTEEVERFQALVTDLIELSRSDQAADRSSVDVPALARRLCRARGLGVNLVSVAPGSDAIWQVDRRRFEQILVNLIDNAQRHGGGAVAVRLGGRRMIGYYVEVDDEGPGVSPADRESIFDRFVRGRTAGARGDSEGTGLGLSLVAQHVQAHGGRVHVTDRPGGGARFRIDLPRVTS; encoded by the coding sequence ATCCGCAAACCGGGGCTGCGGGCAAGGGTGACGGCGGGCTTCGCGGTCGGTGCGCTGGGCGTGTCCACCGTCATGGGCGCGCTGTCCTACCAGCTCACCGAGCGGTTCCTGCTGGCCCAGCGGGAGGACTCGGCGGTGCGCGCCGTGTCGCTGGACGCGGCGATCGTCGCGTCCGGTCTCGACGCCGACTCCCCCGACGCGCTGACCGCGCTCAGCACCCTGAACACCGGCGCGGACCGGCGCGCGTTCCTGCGCCGCGAGGGCCGCTGGTTCTCCGCCCAGGTGGACACCGCCAACACCGCCGACGAGATCCCCGACGGGCTGGTGCGGCTGGCCGACCAGGGGGAGCCCGGCATCCAGCGGGTACGCGTCGACGGCGTGCCCGCCATGGTGATCGCGGTGCCGCTCGGCGACGGCACGTCCCTCTACGAGGTCGACTTCATGCGCGAGCTGGACCGCTCGTTGAAGGTGCTCGCGCTGGTGCTGACGCTCGTCGCGGTCGGCACCGCCGGGGCCGGGGCGCTGCTGGGCTCGTACGCGGCCCGGCGGGTGCTGCGCCCGCTCACCTCGGTCGCCAACGCCGCCAGCGAGATCGCCGCCGGGGACCACAGCGCCCGCCTCGACCCGGCCGCCGAGCCCGAACTGGCCCGGCTGACCACCTCGTTCAACCTGATGGTCGACCAGCTGTCGCGGCGCATGGAACGTGATCGCCGCTTCGCCGCCGACGTCAGCCACGAGCTGCGCTCCCCGCTGCAGACCCTGTCCGCGGCCGCGAGCGTGCTGGCCCGCCGCCGCGCCCACCTCGATCCGCGTACGGCGACCGCCGCCGCGCTGCTCACCGAGGAGGTCGAGCGGTTCCAGGCACTGGTCACCGACCTGATCGAGCTGTCGCGCAGCGACCAGGCCGCCGACCGTTCCTCGGTGGACGTGCCCGCCCTGGCCCGCCGCCTGTGCCGGGCCCGCGGGCTCGGCGTGAACCTGGTGTCGGTGGCCCCGGGCAGTGACGCGATCTGGCAGGTCGACCGGCGGCGCTTCGAGCAGATCCTGGTCAACCTCATCGACAACGCGCAGCGCCACGGCGGTGGCGCGGTGGCGGTGCGCCTGGGCGGCCGCCGGATGATCGGGTACTACGTCGAGGTCGACGACGAGGGGCCGGGCGTCAGCCCCGCCGACCGTGAGTCGATCTTCGACCGGTTCGTCCGCGGGCGCACCGCCGGGGCCCGCGGTGACAGCGAAGGCACCGGCCTCGGGCTGTCCCTGGTCGCCCAGCACGTGCAGGCGCACGGCGGCCGGGTGCACGTGACCGACCGCCCCGGCGGCGGGGCGCGGTTCCGCATCGACCTGCCGCGGGTGACCTCGTGA
- a CDS encoding alpha/beta hydrolase family protein, whose protein sequence is MRRRTAIIAAGLIMLAGCGSPTPVQETAPSTVVRLDLARGADRPLPTEVHLPPGQGRHPLVVFVHGYTCHVSEYADLIANWVVAGFAVAAPTFPYTNGAAAKLDVMDLLHQPEDVSAVLDALLAASAKEGDPLHGRIDADRIAAGGHSLGGMTTVGALGRWRDPRLKAGIVLAGSARDVGAEFRGDPAAMLFIHGMGDQVVTIDQGRAAYDAVPWPKAFLTLPSGTHRNPFMSPADPDFKLVAASTTDFLRWRLNGDADARKRLAALGTDFDDHLG, encoded by the coding sequence GTGCGCCGTCGGACTGCGATCATCGCTGCGGGACTCATCATGCTGGCCGGATGCGGCTCGCCGACGCCGGTGCAGGAGACCGCGCCGTCGACGGTGGTGCGGCTCGACCTCGCCCGGGGCGCGGACCGGCCGCTGCCGACGGAGGTGCATCTGCCGCCTGGGCAGGGCAGGCATCCGCTGGTGGTGTTCGTGCACGGGTACACCTGTCACGTGTCCGAGTACGCGGACCTGATCGCGAACTGGGTGGTGGCCGGGTTCGCGGTGGCCGCGCCGACGTTCCCGTACACGAACGGGGCGGCGGCGAAACTCGACGTGATGGACCTGCTCCACCAGCCGGAGGATGTCAGCGCCGTGCTTGATGCGCTGCTGGCGGCCTCGGCGAAGGAGGGTGATCCGCTGCACGGGCGGATCGACGCGGACCGGATCGCGGCGGGCGGGCACTCGCTGGGCGGCATGACCACGGTCGGCGCGCTGGGCCGGTGGCGGGACCCGCGGCTGAAGGCCGGGATCGTGCTGGCGGGCAGCGCCCGTGACGTCGGGGCGGAGTTCCGGGGCGACCCGGCGGCGATGCTGTTCATCCACGGCATGGGCGACCAGGTGGTGACGATCGACCAGGGGCGTGCGGCGTACGACGCCGTGCCCTGGCCGAAGGCGTTCCTCACGCTGCCGTCCGGCACTCACCGCAACCCGTTCATGTCCCCGGCCGACCCGGACTTCAAGCTGGTCGCCGCGTCCACCACCGACTTCCTCCGCTGGCGCCTCAACGGCGACGCGGACGCCCGCAAGCGCCTCGCGGCACTCGGGACTGACTTCGACGACCATCTGGGTTGA
- a CDS encoding DsbA family protein yields MTESVAVDLDRHVYGLADAPITLVEYGDFECPYCGAAAPVLRRLIDDSGGMVRLVYRHFPLFTVHPFALTAALAAEASGERFWEMHDLLFAHQSRLTDPDLESYAQMLDLGSVTGEAVQEYRPAVEADYRSGVTSGVRGTPTLFADGRLYQGKVELGALRSALGMRH; encoded by the coding sequence GTGACCGAGTCCGTCGCGGTGGACCTCGACCGGCACGTGTACGGCCTGGCCGACGCACCGATCACGCTCGTGGAGTACGGCGACTTCGAGTGCCCGTACTGCGGTGCCGCCGCGCCCGTGCTGCGCCGCCTGATCGACGACTCCGGCGGCATGGTGCGCCTGGTCTACCGGCACTTCCCGCTGTTCACCGTGCACCCGTTCGCGTTGACCGCGGCGCTGGCCGCCGAGGCCTCCGGCGAGCGGTTCTGGGAGATGCACGACCTGCTGTTCGCCCACCAGAGCCGGCTGACGGACCCCGACCTGGAGAGCTACGCCCAGATGCTCGACCTGGGCTCGGTGACCGGCGAGGCCGTCCAGGAATACCGGCCCGCCGTGGAGGCCGACTACCGCTCCGGGGTGACCTCCGGGGTCCGCGGCACGCCCACCCTGTTCGCCGACGGCCGCCTCTACCAGGGCAAGGTCGAGCTGGGCGCGCTGCGCAGCGCGCTGGGCATGCGCCACTGA